The genomic region TTAAATATAAATTGTGCCTCCCTACTTAGTTAAGAGTCATTGTTAACTGCTTGTCATTATCCACTGTATATGTTTCAAGCTACTCGTCGTCGTCTTGCTCTTTGGTACACCGCTGTCACCGCTATTTTACTACTCTTGTTTGCCACTGGAGTGTATTGGTATGTCCGCAGCACATTAATCGAGAGAATTGATGATACTTTAAATCATGTGGTAGAGGTAGTAGAGCGTTCTTTAGTAATTCAAGACGTTAACTTGGAACCAAGTCAACTAAAATTAAGGCATCAAGGAGTTATAACACCTCAACAAGACACAATTAGTGTCAATATAGAAGCGAGCTTTCGCAATAATACGAGTACAAATGAAGACGATCATATTGATTTAGAATGGTTTACCCCTACCGGTGAGTTAAGGTGGTCGACCTTTTCCGAACCCTTACAAATTCCCATTCGTGGGAACACCAGTGAAACTGTGCGGGTGATGGGAGGATGGGGTAACTCAGAGCTATTACTGCGACAGGTGACCCATCGAGTGGAAATAGGAAGACATGTTTTAGGCTATTTGAGGGTCAGTCACCCCTGGTTTGAAGTCACTAAACCAAGTCGAAAGTTGGTTGTAGATCTAGGTTTGGGTATAGGATTAATGGTGATTTCTGTGGGCGCTAGTGGTTGGTTTTTGTCTGGAAAAGCGATGGAACCTGTGGGTGATTCCTATCAACGGTTGAAACAGTTTACTGCTGATGCTTCCCATGAGTTAAGAAGTCCTATAGCTCTGATTCAAACCAATGTCCAAGTTGCATTAGCTGATTTGGAATCGGAAAATTCTTACACTGCTCATGACTGTGAACATAATTATTCCCATTATCGTCAACAACTGCAGTTAGTTGAAAGATTAACTCAGCGTTTAGGCAGGTTGGTCAACGATTTGTTGTTTCTTGCTAGACAAGATAGTGGTATGAGTCATAACTTATTTTCACCCTGTCCCATGGATGCTCTGTTAATGGAAGTGGTGGAAGAACAAGAACTTG from Cylindrospermopsis curvispora GIHE-G1 harbors:
- a CDS encoding sensor histidine kinase — translated: MFQATRRRLALWYTAVTAILLLLFATGVYWYVRSTLIERIDDTLNHVVEVVERSLVIQDVNLEPSQLKLRHQGVITPQQDTISVNIEASFRNNTSTNEDDHIDLEWFTPTGELRWSTFSEPLQIPIRGNTSETVRVMGGWGNSELLLRQVTHRVEIGRHVLGYLRVSHPWFEVTKPSRKLVVDLGLGIGLMVISVGASGWFLSGKAMEPVGDSYQRLKQFTADASHELRSPIALIQTNVQVALADLESENSYTAHDCEHNYSHYRQQLQLVERLTQRLGRLVNDLLFLARQDSGMSHNLFSPCPMDALLMEVVEEQELVATEKQVSLSLILVDPPLETDPILRENWFTLMGNWDQLGRLCTNLISNALQYTPREGKVQVELARVLTMPGPCLQIKVIDTGVGIPRESLPKLFDRFYRVDPARSQRDATTGSGLGLAIVHTIVEQHQGEIKVHSIPGQGTTFVVHLPLGS